A portion of the Callithrix jacchus isolate 240 chromosome 21, calJac240_pri, whole genome shotgun sequence genome contains these proteins:
- the KRTAP7-1 gene encoding keratin-associated protein 7-1, with protein sequence MTRYFCCGSYFPGYPCYGTNFHRTFRATPLNCVVPLGSPLNYGCGCNGYSSLGYGFGGSNINNVDCCYGGSFYRPWGSGSGFGYSTY encoded by the coding sequence ATGACTCGTTACTTCTGCTGTGGAAGCTACTTCCCAGGGTATCCCTGCTATGGAACCAACTTCCACAGGACCTTCAGAGCCACCCCCTTGAACTGTGTTGTGCCTCTGGGCTCTCCCCTGAACTACGGCTGTGGATGCAATGGTTACAGCTCCCTGGGCTACGGCTTTGGTGGTAGCAACATCAACAACGTGGACTGCTGCTATGGTGGCAGCTTCTATAGGCCATGGGGCTCTGGCTCTGGCTTTGGCTACAGCACCTACTGA